A stretch of Malus sylvestris chromosome 11, drMalSylv7.2, whole genome shotgun sequence DNA encodes these proteins:
- the LOC126590378 gene encoding NAC domain-containing protein 30-like, which yields MAHSDTFPVGYKCHPRDEELVGYYLYNKVRGTPFRVENVIPEIDPYGSMEARDIWNNNGEQNLEKDEDLYFFTKLKPAKGTGSRVARTIGSGTWKGETAGAKVKDPKTKETIGFFKRKRKADDHEETGVVQSQRKRIRMQSENIDESYATPMSSEVNSDHYNQQQQEQTSINATSTSSSISYDIPQQQEHATATSDPLNVTNLPTRLAEQQHYFVTQDPTVAYSSLAMAGPDNQEQQVQNPAMASSLGMSISSQEGYLQHNGLVSNVMTDLTQYYYSSTQDPSSGIVSSQYDPPQTATTGFANQPHYFVTQDHQPHYVVADATVASSLASPSDLDHNHHIMDKDQLPPLTFDYTPGDIMIDLDDLWNN from the exons ATGGCACATTCTGATACCTTTCCCGTGGGTTACAAGTGTCATCCAAGAGACGAGGAGTTAGTCGGATACTATCTGTATAACAAGGTTCGTGGCACACCTTTTAGGGTTGAGAATGTTATTCCTGAGATCGATCCTTATGGTAGCATGGAGGCAAGAGATATATGGAATAACAATGGCGAACAGAATTTAGAAAAGGATGAAGACCTTTATTTCTTCACCAAGCTGAAGCCGGCCAAGGGTACGGGTTCCCGAGTGGCTCGCACCATAGGGTCTGGGACATGGAAGGGCGAGACCGCAGGGGCCAAAGTCAAAGATCCCAAGACTAAGGAGACGATAGGTTTCTTTAAAAG AAAGAGAAAGGCGGATGATCACGAGGAGACTGGAGTAGTACAATCCCAGCGCAAAAGGATTCGGATGCAATCAGAGAATATTGATGAATCTTATGCTACTCCCATGTCTTCTGAGGTTAATAGCGATCACTACAATCAGCAGCAGCAGGAGCAGACTAGTATTAATGCAACTAGTACTAGTAGTAGTATTAGT TATGATATTCCGCAGCAGCAGGAGCACGCGACTGCTACTAGTGATCCTCTCAACGTTACAAACTTGCCAACTAGGCTTGCTGAGCAGCAACACTACTTTGTTACGCAAGACCCAACTGTGGCTTACTCATCACTGGCTATGGCTGGGCCAGACAATCAAGAGCAACAAGTGCAGA ACCCAGCTATGGCCTCTTCACTAGGTATGTCAATATCTAGCCAAGAAGGCTATCTTCAGCACAATGGTTTGGTGAGTAATGTTATGACGGACTTGACACAGTACTACTACTCCAGTACACAAGACCCAAGTAGTGGTATTGTTTCCTCTCAGTATGATCCGCCGCAGACTGCTACTACTGGGTTCGCTAATCAACCACACTATTTCGTTACACAAGACCACCAGCCACACTACGTTGTTGCCGATGCCACCGTGGCTTCTTCACTAGCTAGTCCATCCGATCTTGATCATAATCATCATATCATGGATAAGGATCAACTTCCCCCTCTTACTTTTGACTACACCCCTGGTGACATCATGATAGACTTGGACGACCTTTGGAACAATTAA
- the LOC126591412 gene encoding protein METABOLIC NETWORK MODULATOR 1-like, producing the protein MSQSDQGNTPDGSSSIPMKRKRGRPRKYPKLDLKENAHVRNAPNLNSGENAGTGFPSAPPGFLGRNGYQPHHGAPSNGAADVMVGTVVSGVIDATFDGGYLLSVRVGNSATTMRGVIFKPGHYVPVSAENDVAPDVQMIRRNVIPIPAEISHFHGSSPRSRDAIRSVNHVASKRKHMVPVAPQTASPLLSRGNLLPVILQPRNLSEGVPLTGLSNSVAPGAPPTNAPIRTIRVPLTNEVVNQSSDLATSKVKQVPSVPPSNGSISTNQIPRVGNQSLVFEGGQNENGTCNQPSTETLKAEAKSPRLPNIPFEKLVTEVVKRIDTPSQAPAHAPSHSTEMNIEGSKSTGSELENDMEQPLVIEPLQSIQPKDYSIPHSKPPEDDRNGKMSELLQVLQESMRESESTTDSRAKMDEPS; encoded by the exons ATGAGCCAATCGGATCAAGGGAACACCCCTGATGGCTCGTCAAGTATCCCCATGAAGCGAAAACGTGGCCGTCCACGGAAATATCCCAAACTAGATCTGAAAGAGAATGCTCATGTGAGAAATGCTCCAAATCTGAACTCGGGGGAAAATGCTGGTACTGGTTTTCCTTCTGCTCCTCCTGGATTTCTAGGGAGGAATGGATACCAGCCCCATCATGGAGCTCCCAGTAATGGTGCAGCTGATGTCATGGTCGGAACAGTAGTTTCAGGTGTCATTGATGCAACATTTGATGGAGGATATCTACTTAGTGTTAGGGTTGGCAACTCTGCCACCACTATGAGGGGTGTTATCTTCAAGCCTGGACATTACGTTCCTGTTTCAGCAGAGAATGACGTGGCCCCAGATGTTCAAATGATAAGGCGAAATGTGATTCCAATTCCAGCTGAGATCTCTCATTTCCATGGTTCGAGTCCTCGTTCTAGAGATGCCATTCGGTCTGTTAATCATGTAGCATCAAAACGCAAACATATGGTTCCAGTGGCACCCCAAACTGCTAGCCCACTACTGTCCAGAGGCAACTTGTTGCCTGTTATACTGCAACCTCGAAATTTATCTGAAGGGGTACCACTCACTGGTTTATCAAATTCTGTTGCACCAGGTGCTCCTCCTACCAATGCTCCAATACGCACCATCCGGGTGCCACTCACCAATGAAGTTGTAAACCAATCTTCAGATCTGGCAACTTCAAAAGTTAAGCAGGTTCCATCAGTTCCTCCATCAAATGGGTCGATATCTACCAACCAGATTCCAAGGGTTGGAAATCAATCATTGGTCTTCGAAGGTGGACAAAATGAGAATGGTACTTGTAATCAACCATCAACAGAGACGCTGAAGGCAGAAGCCAAATCACCGAGACTCCCAAATATACCTTTTGAAAAATTGGTTACCGAGGTAGTTAAGAGGATTGATACACCCTCACAAGCCCCTGCACATGCCCCCTCACATTCAACTGAGATGAACATTGAGGGTAGCAAGTCAACTGGCAGTGAGCTGGAGAACGATATGGAACAGCCTTTAGTTATTGAGCCTCTGCAATCCATACAGCCTAAAGACTACTCTATACCACATTCAAAACCACCGGAGGACGATAGAAATGGAAAAATGTCTGAGCTGTTGCAG GTTTTGCAGGAAAGCATGAGGGAAAGCGAGTCAACCACAGATTCGAGAGCGAAGATGGATGAACCAAGCTAG